One genomic region from Neoarius graeffei isolate fNeoGra1 chromosome 4, fNeoGra1.pri, whole genome shotgun sequence encodes:
- the LOC132885417 gene encoding zinc finger protein 501-like, translating into MPNCKSSSVCNSANMPGEPTMMNSQEINYNNLVSARISSGQPTSSGPHHMSKQRQKIIYHCSECGKSFSNGGNLKMHQRTHTGEKPYNCFQCGKSFTQRGHFMQHQRIHTGERPYHCSQCGKCFISGGCLKKHQLIHTGEKPYHCSQCGKSFRQRGTLTKHQQIHTGEKPYHCSQCGKSFSLLGSLKTHQRIHTGEKPYRCSQCGKSFIDGGTLKKHERIHREVKPYYCLQCGKSFTRVDTLQQHQRIHTGEKPYRCSQCGKSFSERGYFMKHQRIHTGEKPYHCSQCGKSFSCGEYLKTHQLTHTGEKPYHCSQCGKSFRQIGSFKIHQRTHTGEKPYHCSQCGKSFRQIGSLKIHQRIHTGVKPYSCSHCGLCFSYSSALKKHKCITVELSISNT; encoded by the coding sequence ATGCCTAATTGCAAGTCTTCATCTGTTTGTAATTCTGCAAACATGCCAGGAGAACCCACTATGATGAACTCACAAGAGATTAATTATAATAATTTGGTATCTGCAAGAATCTCCAGTGGTCAGCCAACTTCATCTGGTCCTCACCACATGAGCAAACAAAGGCAGAAGATAATttaccactgctctgagtgtgggaAAAGCTTTAGTAATGGAGGAAATCTCAAAATGCACCAACGtacccacacaggagagaagccgtataatTGCTTCCAGTGTggtaagagttttactcagcgagGACATTTCATGCAACACCAGAGGATTCACACAGGAGAAAGGCCGTACCACTGCTCGCAGTGTGGAAAATGTTTTATTAGTGGAGGATGTCTCAAAAAACACCAgctcattcacacaggagagaaaccatatcactgctcacagtgtggaaaaagcttTAGGCAAAGAGGAACTCTCACAAAACACCAGcagattcacacaggagagaaaccatatcactgctcacagtgtggaaaaagcttTAGTCTCCTAGGATCTCtcaaaacacaccagcgcattcatacaggagagaaaccatatcgctgctcacagtgtggaaaaagcttTATTGATGGAGGAACTCTCAAAAAACACGAGCGCATTCACAGAGAAGTGAAGCCGTATTACTGcttacagtgtgggaagagttttacccgTGTGGACACCCTCCAAcaacaccaacgcattcacacgggagagaagccatatcgctgctcacagtgtgggaagagtttttctGAGAGAGGATATTTCATGAAACACCAGCGGATTCACACAGGAGAAAAGCCGTATCACTgttcacagtgtggaaaaagcttTAGTTGTGGAGAATATCTCAAAACGCACCAACTcacccacacaggagagaagccgtatcactgctctcaGTGTGGAAAAAGCTTTAGGCAGATAGGAAGCTTCAAAATACACCAACGaacccacacaggagagaagccgtatcactgctctcaGTGTGGAAAAAGCTTTAGACAGATAGGAAGTTTAaaaatacaccagcgcattcatacaGGAGTGAAGCCGTATTCCTGCTCGCATTGTGGTTTGTGCTTCAGTTATTCAAGTGCACTTAAGAAACACAAGTGCATAACAGTGGAGCTGTCCATCAGTAACACATGA